A genomic stretch from Antarcticibacterium flavum includes:
- a CDS encoding ATP-binding protein, which produces MKQKLHQKQVEQQVNKGKGVEEVLLVIDLENNRISYVSEIVEELLGVKAEKVLTPPNLFLSELIHPADKQKYLDHLEILYKEPNTEKEIVVRIKSREDSWMKFCFRDRQYLWSPNNETKALLSRIKYVHPDLNSQKTASTICKEVEQLNAPSYHYQYLVDSIDEAYCIIELIFNKKGEPVDYLFLETNSAFEYHVNLKNVEGKTIRELIPQHDSHWFEVYGEIALTGKSRRFQEQAKELDDVWYDCYAFRIGGEKSRQIAVLFKNVTERKLAEENLINTKKELEEKAQQRQLELEQNARLLEAVFDTTNLAIAVYKPIYDQDGKIADFEFLRVNKVLQELYLKDDRHLPGKTYLETTTHGVKLGIFDHFKEVMSTGVVMDKEIYYGKDGYNNWFRITARKQGELLITSIEDVTQRKRQTQRMEEAVKFNKQLVQTSPDTIFIINLDKYIVRYINQDMLPNVGMTKERIEGMSLPDVLAYLHPRDREKLVDFHKKILKSGDDEIHDAEFRVKTSGSNWEWFNARGKIFSRKEADWVEEYVLLVRNITEQKNTQLALINAEKLSIQGEVARTFAHELRNPLASIRMATDVIKHKLERSQQEEMNNYLDILSRSTNVLNDLVSNLLNASNYTALKLEKTDLALCVEHSLEQAADRIYLTGINVIKNYDDGPYYILADKEKLKIALLNIIVNASEATTPQEGVIELKIEKHKTDFLLSIKDNGHGLEQDQIDRLFDAFYTNKSTGTGIGLTSVKNILKEHDAQIAVKSAPKQGTTFEILFHNLEIE; this is translated from the coding sequence TTGAAACAAAAATTACATCAAAAACAGGTAGAGCAACAGGTTAATAAAGGCAAGGGCGTCGAAGAAGTGCTCCTCGTCATTGACCTGGAAAATAATCGTATATCCTATGTGAGTGAAATCGTAGAGGAACTCCTTGGGGTAAAGGCAGAGAAAGTACTAACACCTCCCAATCTTTTTTTAAGTGAGCTAATTCACCCTGCAGATAAACAAAAATATTTGGATCATCTTGAAATCTTATATAAGGAACCTAATACGGAAAAGGAGATTGTGGTAAGGATAAAATCCAGGGAAGATTCCTGGATGAAGTTTTGTTTCAGGGACAGGCAATATCTCTGGAGCCCAAATAATGAGACAAAAGCACTTTTATCACGAATAAAATATGTGCACCCTGACTTGAATTCTCAAAAAACAGCATCCACTATTTGTAAAGAGGTGGAGCAATTAAACGCGCCCTCTTATCATTATCAGTATTTAGTCGACTCCATAGATGAAGCCTACTGCATAATTGAACTTATCTTTAATAAGAAGGGAGAACCAGTAGATTATCTATTCCTGGAAACAAATTCAGCCTTTGAATATCATGTGAACCTCAAGAATGTGGAGGGTAAAACAATTCGTGAATTAATACCGCAGCATGACAGCCATTGGTTTGAGGTTTATGGGGAAATAGCTTTAACAGGTAAATCCCGGCGGTTCCAGGAGCAGGCAAAAGAACTTGATGATGTGTGGTATGATTGCTATGCATTTCGTATCGGTGGGGAAAAGAGCCGCCAAATTGCAGTACTTTTTAAAAATGTGACAGAGCGTAAGCTTGCAGAAGAAAATTTAATCAATACTAAGAAAGAGCTTGAGGAAAAGGCCCAACAACGCCAGTTAGAACTTGAACAAAATGCCAGGCTATTGGAGGCTGTTTTTGATACAACTAACCTGGCTATTGCTGTTTATAAACCAATTTATGACCAGGATGGTAAAATTGCAGATTTTGAGTTTCTTAGGGTTAATAAGGTCCTCCAGGAATTATATTTAAAAGATGATCGTCATCTTCCCGGGAAAACGTACCTGGAAACTACCACGCACGGCGTAAAACTGGGAATTTTTGATCATTTTAAGGAAGTCATGTCCACGGGAGTGGTGATGGATAAGGAAATATATTACGGTAAGGATGGGTATAACAACTGGTTTAGGATCACTGCGAGAAAGCAGGGGGAGTTGCTAATCACCTCAATTGAAGACGTTACCCAAAGAAAACGGCAAACCCAAAGAATGGAGGAAGCCGTCAAATTCAATAAACAGCTGGTACAAACCTCACCAGATACTATATTCATAATAAATCTTGATAAATATATTGTGAGATATATAAACCAGGATATGTTGCCTAATGTGGGGATGACAAAGGAAAGGATTGAAGGAATGTCCCTGCCAGATGTATTAGCATATCTTCATCCCCGGGACAGGGAAAAACTGGTAGACTTCCACAAAAAAATATTAAAATCTGGCGATGATGAAATTCACGATGCAGAGTTTAGAGTGAAAACCTCGGGTAGTAATTGGGAATGGTTTAATGCCCGTGGTAAGATCTTTAGCAGAAAAGAGGCTGATTGGGTCGAAGAATATGTGCTGCTGGTAAGAAATATCACAGAACAAAAAAACACCCAACTGGCTCTTATTAATGCTGAAAAACTTTCTATACAGGGGGAAGTGGCGCGAACCTTTGCCCATGAACTGCGAAACCCCCTGGCGAGTATTAGAATGGCAACAGATGTTATAAAACATAAGCTGGAAAGATCCCAGCAGGAGGAAATGAATAATTATCTTGATATTCTTTCAAGAAGCACAAACGTTCTTAACGATCTTGTATCAAATCTTTTAAACGCTTCAAATTATACTGCCTTAAAGTTGGAAAAAACAGATCTTGCCCTTTGTGTTGAGCATTCTCTCGAACAAGCTGCAGACAGGATCTACCTTACAGGGATCAATGTTATTAAAAACTATGATGACGGGCCTTATTATATATTGGCCGATAAAGAAAAACTGAAAATTGCACTGCTTAATATTATAGTAAATGCCAGTGAAGCAACCACACCCCAGGAGGGAGTCATTGAGCTGAAAATAGAAAAACATAAAACAGATTTCCTTCTTAGCATAAAAGATAACGGTCATGGATTGGAGCAGGACCAAATAGATCGCCTTTTTGATGCATTTTATACCAACAAAAGTACAGGGACAGGAATTGGTCTTACCTCGGTTAAAAATATTCTAAAAGAACATGATGCCCAGATAGCAGTAAAAAGTGCACCAAAACAGGGAACAACCTTTGAGATTCTATTTCATAATCTTGAAATAGAGTAG
- a CDS encoding N-acyl-D-amino-acid deacylase family protein — protein MRFLTVIIFLFFTLQTYAQEDGVENYDLLIKNATVIDGTGAGAYNGYLGIKDGEIISIGDKIPHHYKTKQEIDATGFTVTPGFIDSHSHGDPLETPEFKNFLAMGVTTITLGQDGHSPAEADLSSWMQKVNDKKPAVNIAMFVGHNTLRTLAGVNFDSIPSNEGLNTMQRLLKNGFSAGAFGMSTGLEYTPGNFSRQEELNALAKTVGEEQGIIMSHMRNEDDKELENALEELLIQGRYAPVHVSHIKVVYGKGRNRALEIIKILDSARNAGIKVTGDLYPYTASHTGIAILFPAWAKKPNNYPEIVSGRRVELEDFLRKKVAQRNGPEAILLGSGSFKGKTLADVSQQLKKPFEQVLIDEIGPYGAGAAHFIMEEELQTTFLLDDQICISSDGSPTMYHPRGYGSFSKVIQKYVLQEKILDLEEAVYKMTGLPAQILQLKDRSLLKKGYKADVLIFKPEEIKAHATYEKPHQLAEGMKFIIVNGRLVMENGNFTKIRNGKVLSR, from the coding sequence ATGAGATTTCTTACGGTAATTATTTTTTTGTTTTTCACCTTACAAACTTATGCGCAGGAAGATGGAGTGGAAAATTATGATTTGCTCATTAAAAACGCCACGGTCATTGATGGGACGGGAGCAGGTGCATATAACGGCTATCTTGGAATTAAAGATGGAGAGATCATTTCTATAGGTGATAAAATACCTCATCATTATAAAACGAAGCAGGAAATTGATGCCACAGGATTCACAGTCACTCCCGGTTTTATAGATTCCCATTCTCATGGAGACCCTTTAGAAACGCCTGAATTTAAAAATTTCCTTGCCATGGGGGTAACCACTATAACCCTGGGACAGGATGGCCACAGCCCCGCAGAGGCAGATCTTTCTTCCTGGATGCAAAAGGTAAATGATAAGAAGCCGGCTGTAAATATCGCGATGTTTGTAGGTCATAATACCCTTCGCACTCTGGCAGGGGTTAATTTTGACAGCATCCCATCCAATGAAGGTTTAAATACGATGCAACGGCTTCTCAAAAACGGCTTTTCTGCCGGTGCCTTTGGAATGTCCACCGGCCTGGAGTATACTCCCGGGAATTTTTCCCGGCAGGAAGAATTGAATGCATTGGCTAAGACAGTAGGAGAGGAGCAGGGTATTATTATGAGCCATATGCGTAATGAGGATGATAAGGAATTAGAAAATGCTCTTGAGGAGCTTCTCATACAAGGCAGGTATGCCCCGGTTCACGTGTCGCATATAAAAGTGGTATACGGCAAAGGCAGGAACCGGGCACTGGAGATTATCAAAATACTTGATAGCGCGAGGAATGCCGGCATCAAAGTAACGGGAGACCTTTATCCATACACCGCCAGCCATACTGGAATTGCTATTTTATTTCCTGCCTGGGCAAAAAAGCCAAATAATTATCCAGAGATAGTATCTGGCAGGAGAGTGGAGTTAGAAGATTTTCTACGGAAAAAAGTCGCCCAACGGAATGGGCCTGAAGCTATATTACTGGGGTCAGGAAGTTTTAAAGGAAAGACTCTTGCCGATGTTTCCCAACAACTGAAGAAACCCTTTGAGCAGGTCCTAATAGATGAGATTGGTCCTTATGGGGCAGGTGCTGCACATTTTATAATGGAAGAGGAACTTCAAACAACTTTTTTGCTGGATGACCAAATCTGTATATCATCAGATGGTAGCCCCACCATGTATCATCCCCGGGGGTATGGTAGCTTTTCAAAGGTTATACAAAAATATGTCCTGCAGGAGAAGATCCTTGACCTGGAAGAAGCTGTATATAAAATGACAGGTTTACCGGCACAAATCCTTCAGCTAAAAGACAGGAGCTTATTAAAAAAAGGATATAAGGCAGACGTTCTAATATTTAAACCTGAAGAAATTAAGGCACATGCCACTTACGAAAAACCACATCAACTCGCTGAGGGCATGAAATTTATTATTGTAAACGGGAGGTTGGTTATGGAAAATGGGAATTTTACAAAAATTCGAAACGGAAAAGTCCTTTCGAGATGA